One genomic window of Haliotis asinina isolate JCU_RB_2024 chromosome 4, JCU_Hal_asi_v2, whole genome shotgun sequence includes the following:
- the LOC137281213 gene encoding serine-rich adhesin for platelets-like isoform X2, with protein sequence MSAWRSRFHDKWPHLSYLNSSTEDLNTKEDKYFNPMLAYDNNVDYQELQGAYRFYYTPRSGDVVMPVPTYRSHKDVASTIDASSDYSTNRRFNRKFCAFVVLLFLLVGIIVSSIIVSVILTQKPSEPTPVARLQSSLRVTGKTYTPELADPSSPQFKAQATEFCNQITETLVVDGSPLKGKDSTCNVLEIRNGSLIFIYELVVREEASSLGQVFTNLLAQFIIEQSKDGKIGTLDVDSTRECGVILTASSETSSNVLCPPKPASTASTTSTPSSSTVQSSSATVASSMQISSTTTPSESSSTPIAQPTSDSVTGSSTSSSPVVQSTSATITPSESSSTPIVQPTPASVTASSTSSSPVVQSTSATITPSESSSTPIAQPTSATVTASSTSSSPVVQSTSATITPSESSLTPTAQPTSATVTASSTSSSPVVQSTSATITPSESSLTPTAQPTSATVTASSTSSSPVVQSTSATITPSESSSTPIVQPTPATVTASSTSSSPVVQSTSATITPSESSSTPIVQPTPDSVTGSSTSSSPVVQSTSATITPSESSSTPIAQPTSATVTASSTSSTPIAQPTSATVTASSTSSLSVVQSTSATIAASESSSTPVAQTSATIAVSASSSTSVVQTSSTIAASASSSTPVIQSISATIVVSPAPSTPAVQTSATIAASASSSTSGVQPTSATIAASASPSTPGVQTTSATIATSASPSMPGVQTTSASIPASASSSSPVVQSTSATIAASASSSTPVAQSTSPTMASSGASFTSIVISTPGTVTATAASLTHVVQLTPATIAASASSTQSASAILAASASASTLAASTSATIAVSASPSTPVAQTTSATIAASVSPSTPVAQTTSATIAASASTPVAQTTSATIAASASPSTPVAQTTSATIAASVSPSTPVAQTTSATIAASASTPVAQTTSATIAASASPSTPVAQTASATIAASESSSTPVAQTSAIIAVSASSSTPDVQSTSASITASASSSTPVVQTSSTNAVSASSSTPVAQTTSATIAASESSSTPVAQTTSATITASEPPSPPVAQTTSATIAASESSSTPVDQTTSATIAASESSSPPVAQTTSATITASESPSTPIAQSSLATITATPTSSTVTQASSPVFQSASATTPVTQSTVATIAASASSSPPVAHSTPATIAASTSSSLEVSSALAQSVTSAAQSTSVSGQDSVLSSIQSSFVMSSITASVALSTSATSADLSSSSLQSSLAVTQSTTPIIHSTSTSAQPSVTSSLQSSSAVTPTSTVATVAATESSSLQSTPTVAQSSSPPATTPSATVATSESSSLQLTPTVTQSSSPPATTPSATVAASESSALQLTPTVTQSSLPPATTPSVTVAASESSSLQLTPTVTQSSSPAATTTSATVAASESSSLQSTPTVTQSSSPAATTTSATVAASESSSLQSTPTVTQSSSPATTPSATVAASESSILQSSSTMTQSISSFPVSTSATIVTSTSSSMQSPLAVTPASTSVVQMTSGTASSSSSLESPLAVTPASTSVVQLTSGTASSSSSLESPLAVTPASTSVVQLTSGTASSSSSLESSMVVTQISQISAAQTTSAPVETSFTPSLQPLSAVTPTSTSVELSTGTIVASSSSPMQSSS encoded by the exons ATGAGTGCCTGGAGATCCCGCTTCCACGACAAG TGGCCACATCTGTCGTACCTCAATTCAAGCACTGAGGATCTCAACACAAAGGAAGATAAATACTTCAACCCTATGCTGGCGTACGATAACAATGTGGACTACCAAGAACTTCAAGGTGCCTACAGATTCTACTACACCCCTCGGAGTGGTGACGTCGTGATGCCCGTGCCCACGTATCGCTCCCATAAAGATGTTGCCAGCACAATCGACGCATCCAGTGATTACTCAACGAACCGGAGATTCAACCGGAAATTCTGCGCTTTCGTTGTCCTCCTTTTTCTCCTCGTCGGTATCATCGTCAGCTCCATCATTGTTTCCGTCATCC TTACTCAGAAGCCATCGGAACCAACTCCGGTCG CACGCCTGCAGTCCAGTCTCCGAGTGACAGGGAAGACGTACACACCTGAACTCGCCGACCCCTCAAGCCCTCAGTTTAAGGCTCAAGCCACAGAATTCTGCAACCAG ATAACGGAGACGTTAGTCGTGGACGGCTCCCCGTTGAAAGGCAAAGACTCCACCTGTAACGTGTTGGAGATAAG GAACGGCAGTTTGATCTTTATCTACGAGCTTGTTGTACGAGAAGAAGCATCCAGCTTGGGACAAGTGTTCACTAACCTCTTGGCGCAGTTTATCATTGAACAATCGAAAGACGGAAAAATTGGAACATTAGACGTCGACTCAACAAGGGAATGCGGGGTGATACTTACGGCTTCGAGCGAAACATCGTCTAATGTACTCTGTCCTCCTAAGCCTGCTAGTACAGCTTCAACAACAAGCACTCCATCATCTTCTACAGTTCAGTCTTCGTCAGCAACAGTTGCCTCTTCAATGCAGATATCATCTACAACCACACCTTCAGAATCGTCTTCAACGCCTATTGCCCAACCGACATCTGACTCAGTCACAGGTTCATCGACCTCCTCATCGCCTGTTGTCCAGTCGACATCTGCTACAATCACTCCTTCAGAATCCTCTTCAACGCCTATTGTCCAACCGACACCTGCCTCAGTCACAGCTTCATCGACCTCCTCATCGCCTGTTGTCCAGTCGACATCTGCTACAATCACTCCTTCAGAATCGTCCTCAACGCCTATTGCCCAACCGACATCTGCCACAGTCACAGCTTCATCGACCTCCTCATCGCCTGTTGTCCAGTCGACATCTGCTACAATCACTCCTTCAGAATCGTCTTTAACGCCTACTGCCCAACCGACATCTGCCACAGTCACAGCTTCATCGACCTCCTCATCGCCTGTTGTCCAGTCGACATCTGCTACAATCACTCCTTCAGAATCGTCTTTAACGCCTACTGCCCAACCGACATCTGCCACAGTCACAGCTTCATCGACCTCCTCATCGCCTGTTGTCCAGTCGACATCTGCTACAATCACTCCTTCAGAATCCTCTTCAACGCCTATTGTCCAACCGACACCTGCCACAGTCACAGCTTCATCGACCTCCTCATCGCCTGTTGTCCAGTCGACATCTGCTACAATCACTCCTTCAGAATCCTCTTCAACGCCTATTGTCCAACCGACACCTGACTCAGTCACAGGTTCATCGACCTCCTCATCGCCTGTTGTCCAGTCGACATCTGCTACAATCACTCCTTCAGAATCGTCCTCAACGCCTATTGCCCAACCGACATCTGCCACAGTCACAGCTTCATCGACCTCCTCAACGCCTATTGCCCAACCGACATCTGCCACAGTCACAGCTTCATCGACCTCCTCATTGTCTGTTGTACAGTCGACATCTGCCACAATCGCAGCTTCAGAATCCTCCTCAACGCCTGTTGCCCAGACATCTGCCACAATCGCAGTTTCAGCATCCTCCTCAACGAGTGTTGTCCAGACATCTTCCACAATCGCTGCTTCAGCATCCTCTTCAACGCCTGTTATCCAGTCGATATCTGCCACAATTGTTGTTTCACCAGCCCCCTCAACGCCTGCTGTCCAGACATCTGCCACCATTGCAGCTTCAGCATCCTCCTCAACGTCTGGTGTCCAGCCAACATCTGCCACAATTGCAGCTTCAGCATCCCCCTCAACGCCTGGTGTCCAGACAACATCTGCCACAATTGCAACTTCAGCATCCCCATCAATGCCTGGTGTCCAGACGACATCTGCCTCAATCCCTGCTTCAGCATCCTCCTCATCACCTGTTGTCCAGTCGACATCAGCCACAATCGCTGCCTCAGCATCCTCCTCAACACCCGTTGCCCAATCGACATCGCCTACTATGGCTTCTTCAGGAGCCTCCTTTACATCTATTGTCATTTCAACACCTGGCACAGTTACAGCTACAGCAGCATCCTTGACGCATGTTGTCCAATTGACACCTGCCACAATTGCAGCATCAGCATCCTCTACCCAGTCAGCGTCTGCCATACTGGCGGCTTCAGCATCCGCCTCAACGCTTGCTGCCTCGACATCTGCCACAATCGCTGTTTCAGCATCCCCCTCAACGCCTGTTGCCCAGACGACATCTGCCACAATCGCTGCTTCAGTATCCCCCTCAACGCCTGTTGCCCAGACGACATCTGCCACAATCGCTGCTTCGGCCTCAACGCCTGTTGCCCAGACGACATCTGCCACAATTGCTGCTTCAGCGTCCCCCTCAACGCCTGTTGCCCAGACGACATCTGCCACAATCGCTGCTTCAGTATCCCCCTCAACGCCTGTTGCCCAGACGACATCTGCCACAATCGCTGCTTCGGCCTCAACGCCTGTTGCCCAGACGACATCTGCCACAATTGCTGCTTCAGCATCCCCCTCAACGCCTGTTGCCCAGACGGCATCTGCCACAATTGCTGCTTCAGAATCCTCCTCAACGCCTGTTGCCCAGACATCTGCCATAATCGCAGTTTCAGCATCCTCCTCAACGCCTGATGTCCAGTCGACATCTGCCTCAATCACTGCTTCAGCATCCTCCTCAACGCCTGTTGTCCAGACATCCTCCACAAACGCTGTTTCAGCATCCTCTTCAACGCCTGTCGCCCAGACGACATCTGCCACAATTGCTGCTTCGGAATCGTCTTCAACGCCTGTCGCCCAGACGACATCTGCCACAATCACTGCTTCGGAACCGCCTTCACCGCCTGTCGCCCAGACGACATCTGCCACAATTGCTGCTTCGGAATCGTCTTCAACGCCTGTCGACCAGACGACATCTGCCACAATTGCTGCTTCGGAATCGTCTTCACCGCCTGTCGCCCAGACGACATCTGCCACAATCACTGCTTCAGAATCGCCTTCAACGCCTATTGCCCAGTCATCGTTGGCCACAATCACTGCTACACCAACTTCGTCAACTGTGACACAAGCTTCAAGTCCTGTTTTCCAGTCGGCATCTGCTACAACGCCTGTTACTCAGTCGACAGTTGCCACAATCGCAGcttcagcatcatcatcaccgcCCGTTGCTCATTCGACGCCTGCCACAATCGCAGCTTCAACATCGTCGTCTTTGGAAGTATCGTCTGCTTTGGCACAATCTGTAACATCTGCTGCACAATCGACGTCTGTCTCAGGACAAGATTCAGTATTATCGTCCATACAATCATCGTTTGTAATGTCATCTATAACTGCATCTGTTGCCCTGTCAACATCTGCGACATCTGCCGATTTATCATCCTCGTCATTGCAATCGTCGTTAGCCGTGACACAATCCACAACTCCAATTATACACTCAACATCGACTTCCGCACAACCTTCAGTAACGTCTTCTCTTCAGTCATCATCGGCAGTGACACCTACATCAACAGTTGCCACAGTCGCTGCTACAGAATCGTCGTCACTGCAGTCAACGCCAACTGTAGCACAGTCCTCATCACCTCCTGCTACAACGCCATCTGCCACAGTCGCTACTTCAGAATCGTCGTCATTGCAGTTAACGCCAACTGTAACACAGTCCTCATCACCTCCTGCTACAACGCCATCTGCCACAGTCGCTGCTTCAGAATCGTCGGCACTGCAGTTAACGCCAACTGTAACACAATCCTCATTACCTCCTGCTACAACGCCATCTGTCACAGTCGCTGCTTCAGAATCGTCGTCACTGCAGTTAACGCCAACTGTAACACAGTCCTCATCACCTGCTGCCACAACGACATCTGCCACAGTCGCTGCTTCAGAATCGTCGTCACTGCAGTCAACGCCAACTGTAACACAGTCCTCATCACCTGCTGCCACAACGACATCTGCCACAGTCGCTGCTTCAGAATCGTCGTCCCTGCAGTCAACGCCAACTGTAACACAGTCCTCATCACCTGCTACAACGCCATCTGCCACAGTCGCTGCTTCAGAATCCTCCATATTGCAGTCGTCGTCGACCATGACGCAGTCTATTTCTTCTTTTCCCGTGTCGACATCTGCTACAATAGTCACTTCAACTTCGTCTTCTATGCAGTCACCGTTGGCAGTGACACCTGCATCAACATCTGTTGTCCAGATGACATCTGGAACTGCTTCGTCATCCTCGTCACTGGAGTCACCGTTGGCAGTGACACCTGCATCAACATCTGTTGTCCAGTTGACATCTGGAACTGCTTCATCATCCTCGTCACTGGAGTCACCGTTGGCAGTGACACCTGCATCAACATCTGTTGTCCAGTTGACATCTGGAACTGCTTCGTCATCCTCGTCACTGGAGTCATCGATGGTAGTGACGCAAATATCTCAAATATCTGCTGCGCAGACGACGTCTGCCCCAGTTGAAACGTCTTTCACGCCATCTCTTCAGCCATTGTCGGCAGTAACCCCAACGTCAACGTCTGTTGAATTGTCAACTGGTACAATCGTTGCTTCATCATCGTCTCCCATGCAATCATCATCATGA
- the LOC137281213 gene encoding serine-rich adhesin for platelets-like isoform X1, producing the protein MWTYYYRRYRTPLAVVPGTYVHETPWPHLSYLNSSTEDLNTKEDKYFNPMLAYDNNVDYQELQGAYRFYYTPRSGDVVMPVPTYRSHKDVASTIDASSDYSTNRRFNRKFCAFVVLLFLLVGIIVSSIIVSVILTQKPSEPTPVARLQSSLRVTGKTYTPELADPSSPQFKAQATEFCNQITETLVVDGSPLKGKDSTCNVLEIRNGSLIFIYELVVREEASSLGQVFTNLLAQFIIEQSKDGKIGTLDVDSTRECGVILTASSETSSNVLCPPKPASTASTTSTPSSSTVQSSSATVASSMQISSTTTPSESSSTPIAQPTSDSVTGSSTSSSPVVQSTSATITPSESSSTPIVQPTPASVTASSTSSSPVVQSTSATITPSESSSTPIAQPTSATVTASSTSSSPVVQSTSATITPSESSLTPTAQPTSATVTASSTSSSPVVQSTSATITPSESSLTPTAQPTSATVTASSTSSSPVVQSTSATITPSESSSTPIVQPTPATVTASSTSSSPVVQSTSATITPSESSSTPIVQPTPDSVTGSSTSSSPVVQSTSATITPSESSSTPIAQPTSATVTASSTSSTPIAQPTSATVTASSTSSLSVVQSTSATIAASESSSTPVAQTSATIAVSASSSTSVVQTSSTIAASASSSTPVIQSISATIVVSPAPSTPAVQTSATIAASASSSTSGVQPTSATIAASASPSTPGVQTTSATIATSASPSMPGVQTTSASIPASASSSSPVVQSTSATIAASASSSTPVAQSTSPTMASSGASFTSIVISTPGTVTATAASLTHVVQLTPATIAASASSTQSASAILAASASASTLAASTSATIAVSASPSTPVAQTTSATIAASVSPSTPVAQTTSATIAASASTPVAQTTSATIAASASPSTPVAQTTSATIAASVSPSTPVAQTTSATIAASASTPVAQTTSATIAASASPSTPVAQTASATIAASESSSTPVAQTSAIIAVSASSSTPDVQSTSASITASASSSTPVVQTSSTNAVSASSSTPVAQTTSATIAASESSSTPVAQTTSATITASEPPSPPVAQTTSATIAASESSSTPVDQTTSATIAASESSSPPVAQTTSATITASESPSTPIAQSSLATITATPTSSTVTQASSPVFQSASATTPVTQSTVATIAASASSSPPVAHSTPATIAASTSSSLEVSSALAQSVTSAAQSTSVSGQDSVLSSIQSSFVMSSITASVALSTSATSADLSSSSLQSSLAVTQSTTPIIHSTSTSAQPSVTSSLQSSSAVTPTSTVATVAATESSSLQSTPTVAQSSSPPATTPSATVATSESSSLQLTPTVTQSSSPPATTPSATVAASESSALQLTPTVTQSSLPPATTPSVTVAASESSSLQLTPTVTQSSSPAATTTSATVAASESSSLQSTPTVTQSSSPAATTTSATVAASESSSLQSTPTVTQSSSPATTPSATVAASESSILQSSSTMTQSISSFPVSTSATIVTSTSSSMQSPLAVTPASTSVVQMTSGTASSSSSLESPLAVTPASTSVVQLTSGTASSSSSLESPLAVTPASTSVVQLTSGTASSSSSLESSMVVTQISQISAAQTTSAPVETSFTPSLQPLSAVTPTSTSVELSTGTIVASSSSPMQSSS; encoded by the exons ATGTGGACCTACTATTATCGCCGATACCGAACACCTTTGGCGGTTGTACCCGGGACCTATGTTCATGAAACACCT TGGCCACATCTGTCGTACCTCAATTCAAGCACTGAGGATCTCAACACAAAGGAAGATAAATACTTCAACCCTATGCTGGCGTACGATAACAATGTGGACTACCAAGAACTTCAAGGTGCCTACAGATTCTACTACACCCCTCGGAGTGGTGACGTCGTGATGCCCGTGCCCACGTATCGCTCCCATAAAGATGTTGCCAGCACAATCGACGCATCCAGTGATTACTCAACGAACCGGAGATTCAACCGGAAATTCTGCGCTTTCGTTGTCCTCCTTTTTCTCCTCGTCGGTATCATCGTCAGCTCCATCATTGTTTCCGTCATCC TTACTCAGAAGCCATCGGAACCAACTCCGGTCG CACGCCTGCAGTCCAGTCTCCGAGTGACAGGGAAGACGTACACACCTGAACTCGCCGACCCCTCAAGCCCTCAGTTTAAGGCTCAAGCCACAGAATTCTGCAACCAG ATAACGGAGACGTTAGTCGTGGACGGCTCCCCGTTGAAAGGCAAAGACTCCACCTGTAACGTGTTGGAGATAAG GAACGGCAGTTTGATCTTTATCTACGAGCTTGTTGTACGAGAAGAAGCATCCAGCTTGGGACAAGTGTTCACTAACCTCTTGGCGCAGTTTATCATTGAACAATCGAAAGACGGAAAAATTGGAACATTAGACGTCGACTCAACAAGGGAATGCGGGGTGATACTTACGGCTTCGAGCGAAACATCGTCTAATGTACTCTGTCCTCCTAAGCCTGCTAGTACAGCTTCAACAACAAGCACTCCATCATCTTCTACAGTTCAGTCTTCGTCAGCAACAGTTGCCTCTTCAATGCAGATATCATCTACAACCACACCTTCAGAATCGTCTTCAACGCCTATTGCCCAACCGACATCTGACTCAGTCACAGGTTCATCGACCTCCTCATCGCCTGTTGTCCAGTCGACATCTGCTACAATCACTCCTTCAGAATCCTCTTCAACGCCTATTGTCCAACCGACACCTGCCTCAGTCACAGCTTCATCGACCTCCTCATCGCCTGTTGTCCAGTCGACATCTGCTACAATCACTCCTTCAGAATCGTCCTCAACGCCTATTGCCCAACCGACATCTGCCACAGTCACAGCTTCATCGACCTCCTCATCGCCTGTTGTCCAGTCGACATCTGCTACAATCACTCCTTCAGAATCGTCTTTAACGCCTACTGCCCAACCGACATCTGCCACAGTCACAGCTTCATCGACCTCCTCATCGCCTGTTGTCCAGTCGACATCTGCTACAATCACTCCTTCAGAATCGTCTTTAACGCCTACTGCCCAACCGACATCTGCCACAGTCACAGCTTCATCGACCTCCTCATCGCCTGTTGTCCAGTCGACATCTGCTACAATCACTCCTTCAGAATCCTCTTCAACGCCTATTGTCCAACCGACACCTGCCACAGTCACAGCTTCATCGACCTCCTCATCGCCTGTTGTCCAGTCGACATCTGCTACAATCACTCCTTCAGAATCCTCTTCAACGCCTATTGTCCAACCGACACCTGACTCAGTCACAGGTTCATCGACCTCCTCATCGCCTGTTGTCCAGTCGACATCTGCTACAATCACTCCTTCAGAATCGTCCTCAACGCCTATTGCCCAACCGACATCTGCCACAGTCACAGCTTCATCGACCTCCTCAACGCCTATTGCCCAACCGACATCTGCCACAGTCACAGCTTCATCGACCTCCTCATTGTCTGTTGTACAGTCGACATCTGCCACAATCGCAGCTTCAGAATCCTCCTCAACGCCTGTTGCCCAGACATCTGCCACAATCGCAGTTTCAGCATCCTCCTCAACGAGTGTTGTCCAGACATCTTCCACAATCGCTGCTTCAGCATCCTCTTCAACGCCTGTTATCCAGTCGATATCTGCCACAATTGTTGTTTCACCAGCCCCCTCAACGCCTGCTGTCCAGACATCTGCCACCATTGCAGCTTCAGCATCCTCCTCAACGTCTGGTGTCCAGCCAACATCTGCCACAATTGCAGCTTCAGCATCCCCCTCAACGCCTGGTGTCCAGACAACATCTGCCACAATTGCAACTTCAGCATCCCCATCAATGCCTGGTGTCCAGACGACATCTGCCTCAATCCCTGCTTCAGCATCCTCCTCATCACCTGTTGTCCAGTCGACATCAGCCACAATCGCTGCCTCAGCATCCTCCTCAACACCCGTTGCCCAATCGACATCGCCTACTATGGCTTCTTCAGGAGCCTCCTTTACATCTATTGTCATTTCAACACCTGGCACAGTTACAGCTACAGCAGCATCCTTGACGCATGTTGTCCAATTGACACCTGCCACAATTGCAGCATCAGCATCCTCTACCCAGTCAGCGTCTGCCATACTGGCGGCTTCAGCATCCGCCTCAACGCTTGCTGCCTCGACATCTGCCACAATCGCTGTTTCAGCATCCCCCTCAACGCCTGTTGCCCAGACGACATCTGCCACAATCGCTGCTTCAGTATCCCCCTCAACGCCTGTTGCCCAGACGACATCTGCCACAATCGCTGCTTCGGCCTCAACGCCTGTTGCCCAGACGACATCTGCCACAATTGCTGCTTCAGCGTCCCCCTCAACGCCTGTTGCCCAGACGACATCTGCCACAATCGCTGCTTCAGTATCCCCCTCAACGCCTGTTGCCCAGACGACATCTGCCACAATCGCTGCTTCGGCCTCAACGCCTGTTGCCCAGACGACATCTGCCACAATTGCTGCTTCAGCATCCCCCTCAACGCCTGTTGCCCAGACGGCATCTGCCACAATTGCTGCTTCAGAATCCTCCTCAACGCCTGTTGCCCAGACATCTGCCATAATCGCAGTTTCAGCATCCTCCTCAACGCCTGATGTCCAGTCGACATCTGCCTCAATCACTGCTTCAGCATCCTCCTCAACGCCTGTTGTCCAGACATCCTCCACAAACGCTGTTTCAGCATCCTCTTCAACGCCTGTCGCCCAGACGACATCTGCCACAATTGCTGCTTCGGAATCGTCTTCAACGCCTGTCGCCCAGACGACATCTGCCACAATCACTGCTTCGGAACCGCCTTCACCGCCTGTCGCCCAGACGACATCTGCCACAATTGCTGCTTCGGAATCGTCTTCAACGCCTGTCGACCAGACGACATCTGCCACAATTGCTGCTTCGGAATCGTCTTCACCGCCTGTCGCCCAGACGACATCTGCCACAATCACTGCTTCAGAATCGCCTTCAACGCCTATTGCCCAGTCATCGTTGGCCACAATCACTGCTACACCAACTTCGTCAACTGTGACACAAGCTTCAAGTCCTGTTTTCCAGTCGGCATCTGCTACAACGCCTGTTACTCAGTCGACAGTTGCCACAATCGCAGcttcagcatcatcatcaccgcCCGTTGCTCATTCGACGCCTGCCACAATCGCAGCTTCAACATCGTCGTCTTTGGAAGTATCGTCTGCTTTGGCACAATCTGTAACATCTGCTGCACAATCGACGTCTGTCTCAGGACAAGATTCAGTATTATCGTCCATACAATCATCGTTTGTAATGTCATCTATAACTGCATCTGTTGCCCTGTCAACATCTGCGACATCTGCCGATTTATCATCCTCGTCATTGCAATCGTCGTTAGCCGTGACACAATCCACAACTCCAATTATACACTCAACATCGACTTCCGCACAACCTTCAGTAACGTCTTCTCTTCAGTCATCATCGGCAGTGACACCTACATCAACAGTTGCCACAGTCGCTGCTACAGAATCGTCGTCACTGCAGTCAACGCCAACTGTAGCACAGTCCTCATCACCTCCTGCTACAACGCCATCTGCCACAGTCGCTACTTCAGAATCGTCGTCATTGCAGTTAACGCCAACTGTAACACAGTCCTCATCACCTCCTGCTACAACGCCATCTGCCACAGTCGCTGCTTCAGAATCGTCGGCACTGCAGTTAACGCCAACTGTAACACAATCCTCATTACCTCCTGCTACAACGCCATCTGTCACAGTCGCTGCTTCAGAATCGTCGTCACTGCAGTTAACGCCAACTGTAACACAGTCCTCATCACCTGCTGCCACAACGACATCTGCCACAGTCGCTGCTTCAGAATCGTCGTCACTGCAGTCAACGCCAACTGTAACACAGTCCTCATCACCTGCTGCCACAACGACATCTGCCACAGTCGCTGCTTCAGAATCGTCGTCCCTGCAGTCAACGCCAACTGTAACACAGTCCTCATCACCTGCTACAACGCCATCTGCCACAGTCGCTGCTTCAGAATCCTCCATATTGCAGTCGTCGTCGACCATGACGCAGTCTATTTCTTCTTTTCCCGTGTCGACATCTGCTACAATAGTCACTTCAACTTCGTCTTCTATGCAGTCACCGTTGGCAGTGACACCTGCATCAACATCTGTTGTCCAGATGACATCTGGAACTGCTTCGTCATCCTCGTCACTGGAGTCACCGTTGGCAGTGACACCTGCATCAACATCTGTTGTCCAGTTGACATCTGGAACTGCTTCATCATCCTCGTCACTGGAGTCACCGTTGGCAGTGACACCTGCATCAACATCTGTTGTCCAGTTGACATCTGGAACTGCTTCGTCATCCTCGTCACTGGAGTCATCGATGGTAGTGACGCAAATATCTCAAATATCTGCTGCGCAGACGACGTCTGCCCCAGTTGAAACGTCTTTCACGCCATCTCTTCAGCCATTGTCGGCAGTAACCCCAACGTCAACGTCTGTTGAATTGTCAACTGGTACAATCGTTGCTTCATCATCGTCTCCCATGCAATCATCATCATGA